In one window of Mytilus galloprovincialis chromosome 6, xbMytGall1.hap1.1, whole genome shotgun sequence DNA:
- the LOC143081067 gene encoding von Willebrand factor D and EGF domain-containing protein-like, whose translation MRIRCNVVWLCAFWTIIIILTKDVEGKSVDPCEDDSERHLHDMHRRFKNYKTMFQRRHEEMVCDKYLIPQHGAWFMSYNDMPTVPPTFLDCGTTHPIWLNGTIPTISEGVVDRTACKVGFMSYCDEEIPVRIKRCEKYTAYFLLPTKHCPEAYCFGIKKDPPLPQPVVKPSIYNENESRVDRLQFECYLNISSLNFAYYEVTWKWGTSSLTLKNESSQFSSLRLTDEHFKTLGVHITCTMKALHFEHDVLGLSATSNKFYAGLKFPEQIITIQKGEVVVIPYQLTVPLSCQMDTCGINVNVILKGTTKLNTCDGQLYAILRENNTIDLMPNDWNSTHNIEMKHIGRKGYGVKPSTFTVEIQVDLSNSNFIHHEHIPELHVHVQDSDSNRKVCSAYNDPHMKTFDGLSYEHQQAGTYILYEHNILERHMQVQMELTPCNSNVAYCICGLAVRAGGDIFVIYLCGGKTIIKYGTCYDKILKVKRAKKTTKQYKITFPTGTEISANIFLHGGYGGTMNVEVRGSGDDKGHTQGLCGRMTGDTADNMLIRGTNTTDNSGGSWRRYQAFSDSWRKV comes from the exons ATGCGCATTAGGTGTAACGTCGTTTGGCTTTGTGCGTTTTGGAccattataattattttgacgAAAGATGTAGAAG gaAAGTCTGTTGATCCATGCGAAGATGACAGTGAAAGACATCTCCATGATATGCATAGGAGGTTTAAGAACTATAAGACAATGTTCCAAAGGAGACACGAGGAGATGGTGTGTGATAAATACCTGATACCACAACACGGGGCATGGTTTATGTCTTACAATGATATGCCAACAGTACCTCCAACATTTCTGGATTGTGGAACAACACATCCTATATGGCTGAACG GAACAATACCAACCATATCAGAAGGTGTAGTAGACAGAACAGCATGTAAAGTGGGATTTATGTCTTACTGTGACGAGGAAATACCTGTCAGAATCAAACGATGTGAGAAGTACACGGCTTACTTTCTACTACCAACAAAGCATTGTCCAGAAGCTTATTGTTTTG GAATTAAAAAGGACCCACCACTTCCACAGCCAGTAGTCAAGCCTTCGATCTACAACGAAAATGAAAGCAGAGTTGACCGACTACAGTTTGAATGTTATTTGAATATCAGTTCTCTTAACTTTGCTTATTACGAAGTCACTTGGAAATGGGGGACGTCCAGCCTGACACTAAAGAATGAATCCAGTCAGTTTTCAAGTCTTAGATTGACTGATGAACACTTTAAAACACTTGGAGTACAT ATTACCTGCACAATGAAGGCACTTCATTTTGAACATGATGTATTAGGCTTAAGTGCAACAAGTAACAAATTCTATGCTGGACTGAAG TTTCCAGAACAGATCATCACAATTCAAAAAGGAGAAGTAGTAGTGATCCCGTACCAGCTGACTGTTCCATTAAGTTGTCAGATGGATACGTGTGGAATCAATGTGAATGTCATCCTAAAGGGAACAACTAAACTTAACACATGTGATGGGCAACTTTATGCTATCCTACGAGAAAACAATACTATTGATTTAATGCCAAACGATTGGAATTCCACACACAATATTGAAATGAAGCATATTGGTAGAAAGGGCTATGGTGTTAAACCTTCTACTTTTACTGTcgaaatccaagttgatttgtcTAATTCGAATTTCATTCACCACGAACACATTCCAGAACTTCAT GTACATGTGCAAGATTCAGACTCAAACCGTAAAGTATGTTCAGCTTATAATGATCCACATATGAAGACGTTTGATGGACT atcatatgaacatcagcaagcaggcacatacattttgtacGAGCATAACATATTAGAGAGACATATGCAA GTTCAGATGGAACTAACACCATGTAATAGCAATGTTGCGTACTGTATATGTGGCTTGGCTGTACGTGCTGGGGGAGATATATTTGTTATCTACTTGTGTGGCGGTAAAACCATAATAAAGTACGGAACTTGTTACGACAAGATTTTAAAGGTTAAACGTGCAAAAAAAACCACAAAGCAATACAAG ATTACGTTTCCAACTGGAACTGAAATATCTGCAAATATATTTCTGCATGGTGGTTACGGTGGAACCATGAATGTTGAAGTTAGAGGTTCAGGTGATGATAAAGGACACACTCAAGGTCTTTGTGGACGAATGACTGGAGACACAGCAGATAACATGCTCATTAGAGGAACAAATACAACTGACAATTCAGGAGGAAGCTGGAGAAGATACCAAGCATTTTCTGATTCATGGAGGAAAGTATAA